One Mycolicibacterium sarraceniae genomic window carries:
- a CDS encoding single-stranded DNA-binding protein has protein sequence MFETPLTVIGRVVTDPRRRVVGDQELISFRVASNSRRRTGDGTWEPGNSLFITVNCWGKLVTGVGAGLYKGAPVIVVGDVFTSEYDDKEGIRRSSLEMRATAVGPDLSRAIVRYEQPQARAAEPVVDEPDADDALETDAAEKGTGLPLSA, from the coding sequence ATGTTCGAAACCCCTCTCACCGTCATCGGCCGAGTCGTCACCGACCCGCGCCGCCGTGTGGTCGGCGACCAGGAGCTGATCAGCTTCCGGGTGGCGAGCAATTCGCGCCGCCGCACCGGTGACGGCACCTGGGAGCCCGGCAACTCGCTGTTCATCACCGTCAACTGCTGGGGCAAGCTGGTCACCGGCGTCGGCGCTGGCCTCTACAAGGGCGCCCCGGTGATCGTCGTCGGCGACGTTTTCACCAGCGAGTACGACGACAAAGAGGGCATCCGGCGCTCGTCGCTGGAGATGCGGGCCACCGCCGTCGGCCCCGACCTCTCGCGTGCCATCGTGCGCTACGAACAACCGCAGGCCAGGGCGGCTGAACCCGTCGTCGACGAGCCTGACGCCGACGATGCCCTGGAGACAGACGCTGCCGAGAAGGGGACGGGCCTGCCGCTGTCTGCGTAG
- a CDS encoding cytochrome c oxidase assembly protein: protein MTASADRRAAVWPVLWMVALLAGITAAGIGALSLADALTATGLPDPGQVTTLGLPFVRAGGEIAAVLAVGSFMFATFFVPPQDSGVLDVAGYRALKMGVAASGTWAVCAALLVPLTVSDVSGQPLRDHLNPVQLWSVTGLVDTADAWRWTAFLALVVAAAGRAVLRWSWTPFLVAGSLITLIPLALTGHSSAGGAHDLATNSLLIHLLTGALWAGGLLALLAHAIRGGGHAGLAARRFSAVAFWCFIAMALSGVINALVRLRVSDLFASEYGWLVVAKIVALCSLGVIGWRQRRGPVAALQADPQARDVLIRLAFVEALVFGLTFGIAVGLGRTPPAAPLDANPSPAEVAIGYDFAGPPTVARILLDWRFDLVFGTAALVLAAVYVAAVIRLRRRGDAWPAGRTLAWLLGCAVLLFTTSSGLGRYMPAMFSMHMAAHMLLSMLVPVLLVLGAPATLALRALPTAGKGKPPGPREWLLDVLHSRWSRFFTHPVVATIVFVAGFYGLYFGGIFDAAVSNHGAHLLMNLHFLMSGYLFYWVVIGVDPTPRPLPPVAKIAMVFASLPLHAFFGVVMMGQQRVLGESFYRSLRLGWHTNLLDDQHLGGGIAWAAGEIPLVLVMIALLIQWSRSDRRTAKRLDRAADRDDDADLAAYNRMLAEMARRENNR from the coding sequence ATGACCGCCTCCGCCGACCGCCGTGCCGCGGTATGGCCGGTGCTGTGGATGGTGGCGCTGCTCGCTGGAATCACCGCTGCCGGTATCGGGGCGCTGTCGCTGGCCGACGCCCTGACGGCAACCGGGTTGCCCGATCCCGGCCAGGTCACCACGCTGGGGCTGCCGTTCGTGCGGGCCGGCGGTGAGATCGCGGCGGTGCTGGCTGTCGGCTCGTTCATGTTCGCGACGTTCTTCGTGCCACCGCAGGACAGCGGGGTGCTCGACGTCGCTGGTTACCGCGCACTGAAGATGGGTGTCGCCGCATCCGGAACCTGGGCCGTCTGCGCTGCCCTGCTGGTGCCGCTGACCGTCTCCGATGTCTCCGGTCAGCCGCTGCGTGACCACCTCAACCCGGTCCAGCTGTGGTCGGTGACGGGCCTGGTCGACACCGCCGATGCGTGGCGCTGGACGGCGTTTCTGGCGTTGGTGGTGGCGGCCGCGGGCCGGGCGGTGCTGCGGTGGTCCTGGACGCCGTTCCTCGTGGCCGGTTCGCTGATCACGCTCATTCCGCTGGCCCTGACCGGACACTCGTCGGCCGGTGGCGCGCACGATCTGGCCACCAACAGCCTGTTGATCCACCTGCTCACGGGTGCGCTGTGGGCGGGTGGGCTGCTGGCCCTGCTGGCGCACGCGATCCGCGGCGGCGGGCACGCCGGGCTGGCGGCGCGACGGTTCTCGGCGGTGGCGTTCTGGTGCTTCATCGCGATGGCGCTCTCCGGCGTCATCAACGCGCTTGTGCGGCTGCGGGTGTCCGACCTGTTCGCCAGCGAGTACGGCTGGCTGGTGGTGGCCAAGATCGTCGCACTGTGTTCTCTCGGCGTCATCGGCTGGCGGCAACGACGCGGGCCGGTGGCCGCATTGCAGGCCGACCCGCAGGCGCGCGATGTACTGATCCGGCTCGCGTTCGTCGAGGCGCTGGTCTTCGGTCTCACGTTTGGCATCGCCGTCGGCTTGGGCCGCACCCCGCCAGCCGCGCCGCTGGACGCCAACCCGTCACCGGCGGAAGTGGCGATCGGCTACGACTTCGCCGGACCGCCGACCGTTGCGCGGATCCTGCTGGACTGGCGTTTCGATCTGGTCTTCGGCACAGCCGCCCTCGTCCTCGCCGCGGTCTATGTGGCCGCGGTGATCCGACTACGTCGCCGCGGCGACGCCTGGCCAGCGGGCCGGACCCTCGCCTGGCTGCTGGGCTGCGCAGTGCTGCTGTTCACCACGTCGTCCGGTCTGGGCCGGTATATGCCGGCGATGTTCAGCATGCACATGGCCGCGCACATGCTGTTGTCGATGTTGGTACCGGTCCTGCTGGTGCTGGGCGCCCCGGCCACCCTGGCGCTGCGGGCATTGCCGACGGCGGGCAAGGGCAAGCCGCCCGGGCCCCGGGAGTGGCTGCTCGACGTGCTGCACAGCAGGTGGTCGCGGTTCTTCACCCACCCCGTGGTGGCCACCATCGTGTTCGTCGCCGGGTTCTACGGCCTGTACTTCGGCGGCATCTTCGACGCCGCGGTGAGCAATCACGGCGCGCACCTGCTGATGAACCTGCACTTTCTGATGAGCGGCTACCTGTTCTATTGGGTCGTGATCGGCGTCGACCCCACCCCACGGCCGTTGCCGCCGGTCGCCAAGATCGCGATGGTGTTCGCCTCACTGCCGCTGCACGCGTTCTTCGGCGTGGTGATGATGGGGCAGCAGCGGGTGCTGGGGGAGAGCTTCTACCGGTCGCTGCGGCTGGGCTGGCACACCAACCTGCTGGACGACCAGCATCTGGGCGGTGGAATCGCTTGGGCAGCAGGCGAAATCCCGCTCGTGCTGGTGATGATCGCGCTGCTGATCCAGTGGAGCCGCAGCGACCGGCGCACCGCCAAACGGCTTGATCGCGCAGCCGACCGCGACGACGATGCCGACCTGGCCGCCTACAACAGGATGCTGGCTGAGATGGCGCGCCGCGAGAACAACCGCTGA
- a CDS encoding glycerol-3-phosphate 1-O-acyltransferase: MTHTDHLADFSTTDDALVLASVSSKAEFELLNDWLHAQRRAHPDTKVEVLQLPAGDPPPGVVASLVEELSGGADRLVVPVRVFWVPGGLPTRVKIVGLISGRDTYRPPQVLQRNILRKDPSRARIVAGEPAKVSELRQLWQENTVGESPRDFARFVLRRAALAVERMELRLLGPEYKSPRLITDELMESSRFMEGLEQIPGSTPAKAEEMLNELATGWSRFSVDLIPNLGRAIFSRGFDPRIDYDTMEIEFMRRGLEDHPAVLLWSHRSYLDGVIVPVAMQENKLPPAHTFAGINLSFGFMGPLMRRSGVIFLRRKLDDPLYKYVLRQFVGFIVQKRFNLSWSIEGTRSRTGKMLPPKLGLLAYVADAYLDGRSEDILLQPVSISFDQLHETTEYANYARGGEKTPESAEWLFNFIKAQGERNYGKIYVRFPEAVSMRQYLGEPGGAIASDADAKRLALQKMAFEVAWRILRVTPINATALLSALLLTTRGRALTLSQLHHTLQDSLDYLERKQNPVTNSTLRLRTPEGVRAAVDALSNGHPVTRVDGGHEPVWRIAPEHEHEAAFYRNTLIHAFLETAIAELALAHAGRAPDGDRVAVFWDQAMKLRDLLKFDFYFADSAAFREHLAEEMSWQEDWEIHVAAGGDAVDNLLRRKQPLMSHAMLRPFIEAYEIVADVLCDAPTDIEEKELTKLALGVGAQYAAQGRIRSNESVSALLFATARQVAADQHLLEAVPDLKQRRRDFLHELRGVLADMDRISGLSSAQFYIRELKLRERDA; the protein is encoded by the coding sequence ATGACCCATACCGACCACCTGGCCGACTTCAGCACCACCGACGATGCGCTGGTGCTGGCATCGGTGTCCTCCAAGGCGGAATTCGAGCTGCTGAACGACTGGCTGCACGCCCAGCGTCGCGCGCATCCAGACACCAAGGTCGAGGTGCTGCAACTGCCCGCCGGTGACCCACCGCCCGGCGTGGTGGCCTCGCTCGTCGAGGAGCTCTCCGGCGGGGCGGATCGGCTGGTGGTCCCGGTGCGGGTGTTCTGGGTTCCCGGTGGACTGCCCACCCGGGTGAAGATCGTTGGCCTGATCTCCGGGCGCGACACCTACCGGCCACCGCAAGTCCTGCAGCGCAACATCCTTCGCAAGGACCCCTCCCGTGCCCGGATCGTCGCCGGTGAACCGGCGAAGGTGTCCGAACTGCGTCAGCTGTGGCAGGAGAACACTGTTGGCGAGAGTCCGCGTGATTTCGCGCGCTTCGTGCTGCGCCGCGCCGCATTGGCGGTCGAGCGGATGGAACTGCGGCTGCTCGGACCGGAATACAAGTCGCCGCGGCTGATCACCGACGAGCTGATGGAGTCCTCCCGCTTCATGGAGGGCCTAGAGCAGATCCCCGGGTCCACGCCGGCCAAAGCCGAGGAGATGCTCAACGAACTGGCCACCGGGTGGAGCAGATTCTCCGTCGATCTGATCCCGAATCTCGGGCGCGCCATCTTCAGTCGCGGATTCGATCCCCGAATTGACTACGACACGATGGAAATTGAGTTCATGCGCCGGGGCCTCGAAGACCATCCGGCGGTCCTGCTGTGGTCACACCGCTCCTACCTCGACGGCGTCATCGTCCCGGTGGCCATGCAGGAGAACAAGTTACCGCCGGCGCACACGTTCGCCGGTATCAACCTGTCCTTCGGGTTCATGGGACCTCTGATGCGCCGCTCGGGTGTCATCTTCCTGCGCCGCAAACTCGACGATCCGCTCTACAAGTACGTGCTGCGCCAGTTCGTCGGTTTTATCGTGCAGAAGCGTTTCAACCTCAGTTGGTCGATAGAAGGAACTCGTTCTCGAACCGGAAAGATGCTGCCGCCCAAACTCGGTCTGCTCGCCTACGTCGCCGACGCGTATCTGGACGGCCGCAGCGAGGACATCTTGCTGCAGCCGGTGTCGATCAGCTTTGACCAGCTGCACGAAACCACCGAGTACGCCAACTACGCCCGCGGCGGGGAGAAGACTCCGGAGAGCGCGGAGTGGTTGTTCAATTTCATCAAGGCGCAGGGTGAGCGCAACTACGGCAAGATCTACGTCCGCTTCCCCGAAGCGGTGTCGATGCGGCAATACCTCGGCGAGCCAGGTGGTGCGATCGCCTCCGATGCGGATGCCAAACGTCTGGCCCTGCAGAAAATGGCCTTCGAAGTGGCGTGGCGGATCCTGCGCGTGACACCGATCAACGCGACTGCGTTGTTATCGGCCTTGCTGCTGACCACCCGCGGCCGCGCGCTGACGCTGAGCCAGCTGCATCACACCCTGCAGGATTCGTTGGATTACCTTGAGCGCAAGCAGAATCCGGTAACCAACAGCACACTGCGGCTGCGCACCCCCGAAGGGGTGCGTGCTGCTGTCGACGCCTTGTCGAATGGTCATCCGGTGACCCGGGTGGACGGCGGCCACGAGCCGGTGTGGCGGATCGCACCAGAGCACGAACATGAGGCGGCCTTCTACCGCAACACGCTGATTCACGCGTTTCTGGAAACCGCGATCGCCGAACTGGCACTGGCCCATGCCGGGCGGGCGCCCGACGGCGACCGGGTGGCGGTGTTCTGGGATCAGGCGATGAAGCTGCGCGATCTGCTGAAATTCGACTTCTATTTCGCCGATTCCGCCGCTTTCCGCGAGCATCTCGCCGAAGAGATGTCCTGGCAAGAGGATTGGGAGATCCACGTGGCCGCCGGTGGTGACGCGGTGGACAACCTGTTGCGCCGCAAGCAGCCACTGATGTCCCACGCCATGCTGCGGCCGTTCATCGAGGCTTACGAGATCGTCGCCGACGTGCTCTGTGACGCGCCGACCGATATCGAGGAGAAGGAACTGACCAAGCTGGCACTGGGTGTGGGCGCTCAGTACGCCGCCCAGGGGCGCATCCGCAGCAACGAGTCGGTGTCGGCGCTACTGTTCGCGACTGCACGCCAGGTGGCCGCCGATCAGCATCTGCTGGAAGCCGTACCCGATCTGAAGCAGCGCCGGCGAGACTTCCTGCACGAGCTCCGCGGCGTCCTGGCCGATATGGACCGCATCAGCGGGCTCTCCAGCGCGCAGTTCTATATCCGCGAGCTGAAACTACGCGAGCGAGACGCGTAA